The segment ATTCTGGGAGTATCAGAAGGTCGGTTCCCTTCCTGGTTTGTCCGGTGTATGAACCTGATGAAGGTTGAAACCGGTCTTCTGTCAAATCGACTTGGGCTTTATTTTCACTCAAGTGAAAAGTTGGGAATGGAACAAGTTGGTGTATCCATCGAAGATAGCATACGAGGACGGCTGTACAGATCGCCAAACCAGCGTCAGAATGTGTCAATGGGATGTGCAAGTCAAATGACGGTCTGAATGGTTTCTCTCGGAATCATGACTCTTTATGAGGAAAGGGTGATTATTTTTTGATGAATCCTGGGAAGAGTCGCTTCCAACGCACCGCTTGGGTCCTACTTTTATCCATCTCTCTACTGTTCGCTGTTTGGCCGATAGAAACTATCCATGCTGATAAGGAAGATGAACTGAAAAAAAAGCTGGATGACATCGAAAAGGAAAAAGGCCAGGCGCAAGAAAGCATCAAGGAGCTGGAGTCAAAAGTCGAAGAGCGGAAAAAGAAACTGAGTGAAGTGGAACAAGACTTGCAAGAAACAGAAGACAAAATGGACAAATCAGAAAAGAAGCTGAAAAAAGCACAGGATAATCTGGATCGATACAGCAGTGATTATAAAAACAGTGTTCGCTCCATGTATCTAAACGGAAACTCAGGACAAATGGAATCACTCTTGAATGCTGAATCTTTCGGTCAATTTTTGTCCCGGTTCGAAATCATGCGTTTGATGGTGAAAAGAGACTATAATGTAGTGGAAAAATATTATAAAGAAAAGGAAAAAGTGAAAAAAGAACGGGATAAAATCGCTAAGTTGCAAAAGAAGAAAAAAAAGGAAGTTGAAAAAGCCGGGAAAGCATACCAAGAGTTGGCAGAAGAGATGAATAAGAACAGGGAAGCTCTATCTTCTCTCAGCCAGAAAGAAGTGGATTACCGGAAAGAGCTGAAGCAACTGAACCTGGATAAAATCAAAGTGAGTAACGCTCCCTTCCAGGGTGGAGGGGGAGCTTTGAGCAGGCCTGTAAACGGGAGGATGACTTCCGGTTACGGAATCCGGGGAGGTGGGGAATTCCATACGGGAGTCGACTTTGCCAACTCCATTGGAACCCCCATTTATGCCGCAGGCAGTGGGAAAGTGATCCGGGCACAAACTTGCAGCTGCGGGTACGGGTACTATATCATGATTGATCATGGCGGCGGCATTTACACTTTGTATGCCCACAGCTGGGCGACGCAATCAAGGGTTCGGGTGGGTCAAGTGGTTCAAAAAGGTCAGCAAATTGCTGCCATCGGCAACAACGGGCGATCTAGCGGCCCCCACTTACATTTTGAAGTTCACAAAGGAAGACCCGGTAATTATGTCAACCCTTGGTCTTACATCCGATAATACGCTTGAATACTCTCCTGTTAAACAGGGGAGTATTTTTATGTTTAATCGAATAGTGGAGAAAGGTGTGTAGATATTGTGCCGAATGGCTTAGATAAAAGGGAGGTGGGTTAAAATGTGTTATGATGATACTTGAAAATATACGGGTCGGATAGGAGGAACCTAATCCTATGAATCGCTATCTACGAGGTTTTTCCGTCTTGGGAGTAATCGGGACTTTTATTATACTCTTGCAAGGGGCCTTGGTAACCAAGACTGGTTCCGGGGAAGGGTGCGGAAATACATGGCCTTTTTGTCATGGTGAAGTGATGCCTTCCTATCATACTGTTGAGTTGTGGATTGAGTATAGTCACCGCATTGTTTCCGCTTTGGTCGGTTTAATTGTGGTCATTTTATCCGTATGGGCGTGGAAAACGTATCGGGATCATAAAACGATCAAGTTTCTGGCTTTTAACAGCGTCTTTTTTATTGTTTTACAAGGGGCATTGGGAGCCTCCACGGTCATTTCCAAGCATACAGATGCGGTGTTAGCCTTACATTTTGGCTTTTCCCTACTCTCCTTTGCCAGTGTAGCTCTCCTTGCTGTCTTCTTGTTTCAGTTGGGGAAAACAGGTGATCTCGGTTTCGATTGGCAAACCATTCCCCAAAGGTTTCGGTATGGATTGTATGGATTGGCGATCTATACGTATGTGGTGGTTTACACAGGAGCATATGTGCGCCATGCCGGAGCCAGTTTAGGTTGTAAACAATGGCCTCTTTGCGGGACATCCTGGTTGACGGATCTGACAGGACAAGCAGGAATTCACATGATACACCGCCTTTTTGCCGGACTGCTCTTTGTTTTGACAATCTGGTTGTGGTGGGTTGTCCGAAGACATTATACAGAGCGGAAAGATCTCAACCGAGGAGCTACCTTTGCCTTGGTCATGGTAGTGCTTCAGGTGATTACCGGCGGATTGATTATATGG is part of the Kroppenstedtia pulmonis genome and harbors:
- a CDS encoding murein hydrolase activator EnvC family protein, encoding MNPGKSRFQRTAWVLLLSISLLFAVWPIETIHADKEDELKKKLDDIEKEKGQAQESIKELESKVEERKKKLSEVEQDLQETEDKMDKSEKKLKKAQDNLDRYSSDYKNSVRSMYLNGNSGQMESLLNAESFGQFLSRFEIMRLMVKRDYNVVEKYYKEKEKVKKERDKIAKLQKKKKKEVEKAGKAYQELAEEMNKNREALSSLSQKEVDYRKELKQLNLDKIKVSNAPFQGGGGALSRPVNGRMTSGYGIRGGGEFHTGVDFANSIGTPIYAAGSGKVIRAQTCSCGYGYYIMIDHGGGIYTLYAHSWATQSRVRVGQVVQKGQQIAAIGNNGRSSGPHLHFEVHKGRPGNYVNPWSYIR
- a CDS encoding COX15/CtaA family protein translates to MNRYLRGFSVLGVIGTFIILLQGALVTKTGSGEGCGNTWPFCHGEVMPSYHTVELWIEYSHRIVSALVGLIVVILSVWAWKTYRDHKTIKFLAFNSVFFIVLQGALGASTVISKHTDAVLALHFGFSLLSFASVALLAVFLFQLGKTGDLGFDWQTIPQRFRYGLYGLAIYTYVVVYTGAYVRHAGASLGCKQWPLCGTSWLTDLTGQAGIHMIHRLFAGLLFVLTIWLWWVVRRHYTERKDLNRGATFALVMVVLQVITGGLIIWSNLQLMIALLHTTLIAAYFSALCYLCFQVGLPWKWSKNETSISG